TATCTTTTAGAATTTGTGATACATTGTCTGCCAGTAAGTGGTGCAATGAAATAATCTTCGTCTAAAAACTTTATTATGTTTTTTATTGTGGCTTTGTCTTTTGGCAAATGTATCTTGTTGTCTTTAACGGTAATTTCCAAGCCAAATTTTGCTGCCTGCTTCTGTATATTAACTAATGTAGTATTCGATAACACTTGATTTTTTTGTAAAAGTGCAACCTTTTTTCTTATTACGGAATCAGCATTATCAATAAACCAGTTCTCATCTTCAACATTAATGATGCCTATTTTTACAAATTCCTTTAAATCTTCATTTGTCGCTTCCTTATAGTAATCTGATAAGTCAAAAATTTTTCTGGCATTATGGAATGACAAAAACAAAATTTTATTTTGTCGATAAAGCAAATCAATACGTTCATTAATTATTAATCCTGGATCACTGAGCTTAGTGTAAGTATCGTTCGTGTTTAACAAAGTAAAAGATTTAGACAAAACTTTTCTTCTGTCAAAAGATTGAAAAATCACAAAAGTATTGTTAGTATTTGTTTTATCGACTATACCACACAATAACGATTTGATATAATCAACCTCATCTTTCAATTTTAATATATTTAAAGTTAAAGGATTTTCTACTGCATTTAATATGTTTTCAGATATGTTGTAATTTTTAATAACTAGAATTTGATCTTCATCTACAGAATAACGACCGTCAAAATCGACTTCCTCTTTATTTTTTTCAAATTGACTTTTTATCTCGAGAAAATACTTTGTCAATTCATTCTGTAAATCACCGTTTGAAACAATTCTGCGCAGAGAATTATCTGTCATTAAGGCAA
The window above is part of the Spirochaetota bacterium genome. Proteins encoded here:
- a CDS encoding DUF4868 domain-containing protein, giving the protein MKLNLLALMTDNSLRRIVSNGDLQNELTKYFLEIKSQFEKNKEEVDFDGRYSVDEDQILVIKNYNISENILNAVENPLTLNILKLKDEVDYIKSLLCGIVDKTNTNNTFVIFQSFDRRKVLSKSFTLLNTNDTYTKLSDPGLIINERIDLLYRQNKILFLSFHNARKIFDLSDYYKEATNEDLKEFVKIGIINVEDENWFIDNADSVIRKKVALLQKNQVLSNTTLVNIQKQAAKFGLEITVKDNKIHLPKDKATIKNIIKFLDEDYFIAPLTGRQCITNSKRYLQDNTSTSPVHR